Within Phaeodactylum tricornutum CCAP 1055/1 chromosome 15, whole genome shotgun sequence, the genomic segment cctaaccctaaccctaaccctaaccctaaccctaaccctaaccctaaccctaaccctaaccctaaccctaaccctaaccctaaccctaaccctaaccctaaccctaaccctaaccctaaccctaaccctaaccctaaccctaaccctaaccctaaccctaaccctaaccctaaccctaaccctaaccctaaccctaaccctaaccctaaccctaaccctaaccctaaccctaaccctaaccctaaccctaaccctaaccctaaccctaaccctaaccctaacccaAAGTATGCGCAACTCTTTGTAGGGAGACGTTCCCTCGTCACTGACGTCTACCCCATGAAAACCGACAAAGAATTTGTCAACGCCCTAGAGGATCATATCCGCTACCGTGGGGCCATGGATAAGCTCATCAGCGACCGTGCCCAAGCTGAGATCAGTAAAAAGGTTACTGACATTACACGGGCTTACCACATTGACCAGTGGCAAAGCGAACCACATCATCAACACCAGAACTTCGCTGAACGACGCATCGCTACCATTGAGGCCAATACGAACAACGTTCTCAATAAAACGGGCGCGCCCAATTCTACCTGGTTACTCTGTGTTACTTACATATGCTATGTATTTAACCATCTTGCGCACGAATCTCTAGATAATAGAACTCCGTTGGAAATTCTCAACGGATCGacccctgatatcagtgttctcctCCAGTTCTCTTTCTGGGAACCTGTTTATTATAGGATCGAAGATGCCACCTTCCCGTCCGATGGTACCGAAAAACGTGGTCGtttcgtcggcatcgcagATTCTGTAGGTGACGCTCTCACCTATAAGATCCTTACCGAAGACACCAACCGCATCCTATTCCGTTCTAGTGTGTGATCCGCGTCTGTCCCATCTGAAACCAACCTCCGTCTTGCgacacaggatggggagagtatttctaagcccatcaactttatcaagtcgcgtagaacagaaaatcaaaattcctatgccttGAAGGAGCTACCTGGTTTCACTCCTGACGATCTCATCGGTCGCACGTTTCTCACGGATTCACACGATAATGGAGAACGTTTTCGAGCTCGTATCACCCGAAAAATCATTGACCCAGACAAACCTTCTGATGTGAATTTTCTTGTTGAAATAAATGATggtgaatacgacgaaaTTCTAgcgtacaacgaaattctagataaactCGAGACGGATCTAGACAAAGAACTTCACGATACTGACCGTAAATGGAGTTTCAAGGACATTGTGGCGCACGAAGGACCTCTTTTCCCTAACGACAAGAACTACAAAGGATCTAGATTCAATGTACTTgtaaactgggaaactggggagtctaTGTATGAACCCCTAGATGTTATCCGGGCCGACAATCCTGTTACATGCGCTACCTATGCTAAACGACAGGGCCTCCTAGATACACCAGGTTGGAAACAGTTCAAGCGCCTTGCAATCAGAAATGTTACATTCCAACAACTTGCACACCAAGCCCGGCTTCATAATGGTTGACGCGCTCCCGTACT encodes:
- a CDS encoding predicted protein, which translates into the protein MKTDKEFVNALEDHIRYRGAMDKLISDRAQAEISKKVTDITRAYHIDQWQSEPHHQHQNFAERRIATIEANTNNVLNKTGAPNSTWLLCVTYICYVFNHLAHESLDNRTPLEILNGSTPDISVLLQFSFWEPVYYRIEDATFPSDGTEKRGRFVGIADSVGDALTYKILTEDTNRILFRSSV